The following are encoded together in the Balaenoptera acutorostrata chromosome 9, mBalAcu1.1, whole genome shotgun sequence genome:
- the LOC103018681 gene encoding LOW QUALITY PROTEIN: olfactory receptor 4P4-like (The sequence of the model RefSeq protein was modified relative to this genomic sequence to represent the inferred CDS: substituted 1 base at 1 genomic stop codon), giving the protein MENNNNITEFILLGLSQKKEIEVLCFFLFLLCYIVILIGNLLVMISITCSQLINQPLYFFLSYLSLSDLCYTSTVTPKLITDLLAVKKTISYNGCMTQLFTMHFFGGMEVFILTGMAYDRCVAICKPLRYTVIMTRQKCAAMIAASCAGGFLHSSGQFLLVIFLPYXGPNEIDHYFCDVYPLLKLACTDTSRIGLLVIANSGLTSLVTFAVLLISYAMILYTVRSYSVKNRRKALSTCSSHITVVALFFAPLFFIYFRPATTLPEDKVFALFYTIIAPMLNPLIYTLRNMEMKNAIKKLWFHITGRKEMN; this is encoded by the coding sequence atggaaaataataataacatcacAGAATTTATTCTCTTAGGACTTTctcagaaaaaggaaattgaagtCCTCTGTTTTTTCCTGTTCTTGCTTTGTTACATTGTAATTTTGATCGGAAACCTACTTGTCATGATTTCTATCACCTGCAGTCAACTTATTAACCAGCCTCTGTATTTCTTCCTGAGTTACCTCTCTCTCTCAGACCTTTGCTACACCTCCACTGTGACCCCCAAGTTGATCACTGACTTGCTGGCAGTAAAGAAGACCATTTCCTACAATGGCTGCATGACACAGCTCTTTACCATGCACTTCTTTGGGGGGATGGAGGTCTTCATCCTCACAGGGATGGCCTATGACCGCTGTGTAGCCATCTGCAAACCCCTGCGTTACACTGTCATCATGACCAGACAGAAGTGTGCTGCCATGATCGCTGCTTCCTGTGCTGGGGGATTCTTGCATTCCTCTGGTCAGTTTCTCCTGGTCATCTTTTTACCCTACTGAGGCCCCAATGAAATAGATCATTATTTCTGTGATGTGTATCCTTTGCTGAAACTGGCCTGCACTGACACCAGCAGAATCGGTCTCCTGGTCATTGCCAATTCGGGCCTGACGAGCCTGGTGACTTTTGCGGTCTTGCTGATATCTTACGCTATGATCTTATATACTGTCAGGTCCTACTCTGTAAAGAATCGCCGCAAAGCTCTCTCCACCTGCAGTTCCCACATCACTGTGGTGGCCCTCTTTTTTGctcctttattctttatttattttcgaCCAGCAACTACTTTACCAGAAGACAAAGTATTCGCTCTTTTTTATACTATCATTGCTCCCATGCTCAACCCTCTAATCTACACACTGAGAAACATGGAGATGAAGAATGCCATAAAGAAACTATGGTTCCATAttacaggaagaaaggaaatgaactgA
- the LOC103019481 gene encoding olfactory receptor 4P4-like gives MENQNNVTEFVFMGLWGNKKIELLFFFLFLLCYLAVLMGNIIILLTITCSHLIQQPMYYFLCHLSLMDLCYTSTVVPRLVRDLAAARKNISYNNCMTQLFTAHLLAGVEIFILVSMAFDRYVAIVKPLHYMVIMNRQRCNMLIIMAWVVGFWHSIALLLMVLNLPFCGPNKLDHYICDVKPLLKLVCKDIHVVSILVIANSGMVVLAIFLALVASYIVILYNLRVRSSIGRQKALSTCSSHIMVVVLFFVPCIYTYALPAGTENKDKEISLFYTVIAPMLNPLIYTLRNMEMKIAMRKVWSKAVHSDLK, from the coding sequence ATGGAAAATCAGAACAATGTCACGGAATTTGTTTTCATGGGACTAtggggaaataagaaaatagagctactgttcttcttcttgtttctgctatGTTACCTGGCTGTATTAATGGGGAATATCATCATCTTACTCACAATCACCTGTAGCCATCTAATCCAACAACCGATGTACTACTTTCTCTGTCACCTTTCCCTCATGGACCTCTGCTACACCTCCACTGTGGTCCCCAGGCTAGTCAGGGACTTAGCTGCAGcaagaaaaaacatttcttaTAACAACTGTATGACCCAGCTCTTCACTGCCCACTTGCTGGCAGGTGTGGAAATATTCATCTTGGTGTCCATGGCTTTTGACCGCTATGTTGCCATTGTCAAGCCTTTGCACTACATGGTCATCATGAACAGGCAGAGGTGTAACATGTTAATCATAATGGCCTGGGTTGTGGGTTTTTGGCATTCTATTGCTCTACTTCTCATGGTACTCAATTTACCTTTCTGTGGTCCTAATAAGTTAGATCACTACATATGTGATGTGAAGCCTCTTTTGAAACTGGTGTGCAAAGATATTCATGTTGTAAGTATCTTAGTGATTGCAAATTCAGGGATGGTGGTGCTTGCCATATTTCTTGCCCTAGTAGCTTCTTACATAGTCATATTATATAATCTTAGAGTACGCTCCTCTATAGGGCGACAAAAAGCTCTTTCAACCTGTAGTTCTCACATAATGGTTGTAGTTTTATTCTTTGTGCCCTGTATCTATACTTATGCCCTACCTGCAGGGACTGAGAACAAGGATAAGGAAATCTCTCTGTTTTACACTGTGATTGCCCCCATGCTGAATCCTCTCATCTATACCCTGCGAAACATGGAGATGAAAATCGCCATGCGGAAGGTATGGTCTAAAGCGGTACATTCAGATTTAAAGTAA